In Nonomuraea sp. NBC_00507, the following are encoded in one genomic region:
- a CDS encoding lamin tail domain-containing protein produces the protein MRTRSLLTAAMLAAGVVVVSQPAYAAGPAIQITKIYYDSPGSPDFGANSSLNGEYAQIKNTTKKAVSLKGWTLRDKTNRSDHVYTFGAFTLGAGKTVTVRTGKGKNTTTTRYWGRSGGTFAYIWNQARDTAYLRNPSGTLVDSCSYNSTRDDYKIC, from the coding sequence GTGCGTACCCGATCTCTGCTGACGGCCGCCATGCTGGCCGCTGGCGTGGTCGTCGTCTCCCAGCCCGCCTACGCGGCGGGCCCGGCCATTCAAATCACCAAGATCTACTACGACTCGCCCGGCTCGCCAGACTTCGGCGCGAACAGCAGCCTGAACGGCGAGTACGCACAGATCAAGAACACGACCAAGAAGGCCGTCAGCCTCAAGGGGTGGACCCTCCGCGACAAGACGAACCGGTCGGATCACGTCTACACATTCGGCGCATTCACCCTCGGAGCCGGGAAGACGGTCACCGTGCGGACCGGCAAAGGTAAGAACACCACCACCACGCGCTACTGGGGCAGGAGCGGGGGGACCTTCGCCTACATCTGGAACCAGGCCAGGGACACCGCGTACCTGCGGAACCCGTCTGGCACGCTGGTGGACTCCTGCTCGTACAACTCGACGCGGGACGACTACAAGATCTGCTGA